Within the Takifugu flavidus isolate HTHZ2018 chromosome 20, ASM371156v2, whole genome shotgun sequence genome, the region ACATTGAGTCTCGTTGTTGCATCACAAACTTTGATGATGAATAACTACAAACGACCTTTGCAAAGTTGAATAATGGAAACCTGGCCCCTGAGATGATTGAATCCGTGTAAATAATGTCCTGCCAGACGTGGTCAGTGCCTGTTTCTCTGTGATTTTCAGCTGCATGCGCTGTAACCACACTGACGGGATGCCTCGTGGGGCCTTCAACATCTATTTTGCCAGCAACAGACATGGATACGTCAGAGCTGAGGAGTGGGTTCCTCTCATATATGtgaatatatctgattcaggGGTCACTGCAGCTTCAAATAAACACCCGGACTGTGATTTTCCTCACAGGACCGTCGGTATTGTTCTCCTGGTGGTCATCCTGGCAGCTCTCTTTGTTCTCGGCTGCTGGTATTTTAAGAAGAGAAGCGGCTACAAATTAATCAGAGTGAGTCCATCGCGCCTCCccgtggtcacatgactggcaAACCTGGGGCCCGGGTGACCCGCTCTGATCAAGTATTCCAAGGTCATTCTGATTGAACCTCCTGTCCCTGCACATTTGTCTCCTCTGCAGAGCCCCAGGTCGGGGTCACCAGGTTACACGGGAGGCCACTACTCCGAGGGGGAACCTGAAGCCGAGAACAAGATGCCTCTGACTGACTTTGGCAGCTTCCGACCGGCGGTGAGGGGCAAAGTTACCTCCTGACTAAAGCTGGTGCCGTTGGGATTACTGAATCACCAGACTGGGGGCAGGAATTAAAAACCTTTCCCTTCTGAAGGGAGGTTTAGGTTTGACTGCTACATAAGTGCTGGAAACATCAACACAACCAGCTGTTTACATCGGTCTCGGGTTTGTGATGTCACTCAGACATTCCGTTCTTTTCCAGGTTCCCAATGCTCCACCGGCGTATGAAAAGATTGCTTCAGGACCATTGCCACCACCTTATTCCCCTTAAAGAACCTCTGGAATCCACACCAAGAGGCCCAAAGAAGAATGGATTGTAGCTGTTGATTGTAGCTCTGTACACGGGAAAAAGGATTTTATTCTCCGCTAAAATCACAAATGCTGGTGTAGTTTTAAAGGTGTTTGAATAAAAGTATTCCACAGAGAGCTTTTTGATGGGGACACTTGCACTTTTTATTACCATGCAGTCATGTCCACATTCTTTCAATGAAAACGCATTGTTAAATAGTCCTGGAAAAAAACctggtaaaaataaatacatgaaagTTTATAACATTCTATGTGGGCTTCAAATACAAACTACTCGAAATTaacatgtgatttttctttCGTTGACTAAAATATGACAGAATCCGAATAGACGGCTCGACTGTTTAAAATTTGTAGTGAAGTGATCTGAAATATGACTTCTTGGAAGTGCATTCAGTTGCGATCTGCCAAATTTTCCACCTATCCCATCGAATGTCCCCGTTTGTTAGTCACTTCTCATTACTGGCCATGACGCAGAACAGGAGAGCAGACGTTAAAAAACCTCACCTAAGGTAAACCCGAACAGTTTCAGTCAAGAAATGCAACACGGTATACACTTCAAGGACGTCTGAGCATACAGTTTAACTATGAGATTAACTAACAGCAGGCGATTCCTACTCATTTCTTAAAATAATATAAAGTTAAAAGGCAATCTACATATGAAAAACGTGTTATTCGCTAAACCCTGGACTATCGATATGAGCCCTGACAGATGTGGCTGTTTAAAGGAGGGTCTCAGCTTCTCCCTGCCTGTGACGGCTGGAACTCCGAGTCGTGTGTGCGGAGTTCTCcggtgctgctgttgtggaaAACCACCCGTGAGTCCTTTGTTCCGGAGCAGGCGGCCAGCTCTGCTGCGCTGGCCTGACACTGAAGTGTGTTCAAAACTGCACCATCAGGACTAATGAGCAGCCTGGATGCTACGTTGGCGTGAGTCCCTTTAGAGGCGGCGGCCAGGGGGAGCTTCCCAAGTGCTTGAGCGGTCAGAACCGGATTATTGATCGTGAGCGAGCTGATTGGCCGGGCTGAAGTCACCAGTACAGTGCTGTTGGATGAAGGTGCAGCCACCATAGGCGTGGATTCAAACGTGCGGACGAGGCTTCCAATCGGTGGAACCGTAGCAACGGGCGGCGTCTGCATTCTAGACGATGGGATGGCCATAGCTGGCGGCACCGTCTGCATGAGCGCGGGGCCCAGGTGTCTCGCTGATGCGTTGTCCAGTCTGATATGCAGCGGCCCCGGTGGTAGAGGGGGGATGGAGgatgctgctgccccctgctggggctGCAGGACCGGGCCAGGAGCGGTCACAGAAGCGACCAAAGCCGGCGTCCGTGCTATCACAGAGGACGCGGGAATCAATGGACTGGCTACAACGGGCAAGGATGATACCGGGGCGGACATCCTGGACAAGGCGTGTGCTACGGCAGGGGAACACTCAGCCTGTGCACGTGTACCAGCAGGCAATGTTTTATTAACTGGTGCTGGACTGGCGACAGGAACACGGTTGGACACCGAAGACATGAGGCCTGGTGCACCCAGCCTTGGTGGGAATGGCACCAGGGTGGGTGAGCCTACAGTAGGTGGTGCAAAATTCCCATTTGGTTTGCCGGGCAACACGGCCGAGCCCATGCAAGGGAGTTGGACCGGCTCGCCGTCGGCCGCGTTCGCCCGTAACGACGACGCTACAAAAGGATACGTGGCTGCTGGTGCAGTAGACAATCTGACTGGTGAGCGGGGTGAAAGTGGCGCTAGAGAGGCTGTACTATCATGGGTTGCCCTTTGTAGAGGCACTGCTAAACCAGTGCTGGAAGTACTGGCAGGAGGCACTTGCTGAGGTGCAGGGCTTGAGATGATGAGGACGTGGCTACCTGGACCCAAACCCTGGGGAGGAACTACAAAGCGTGCGTTATTAAGGAGGATCTGTGTGCCACCTGCGAGGGGTGCAGAAGTGTTGATGACTATCCTCTGCTGGATGGTGCCCGCGGAGGAAGTGCTGAACTGCGTGTTGGCGGCTGCCGCCGGGCTCGGGGACGCCGGTATCTGGGGCTTACTGGGAGCGAGCTGAGAGAATAAACTGCTTTCTTTAAACAGGCCACTCGTGTGTGAAGGCTGAGATGTAAGAACGGGTGGAGAGGTCAGGGCTGGGGTGCTCTGCGCAGTGGTGGCTACCTGAGCAGGACATGTGGTGTGGGCCACGCCCAGGTCGCCTCCTGTCGGAGCAGACGAGGCTGCTGAAGTTCCCGGGTGGCAAATCATGGTGAATGAGGGGAACGCCTGCTGCTGACACCCGGTGGGGAGGGAAGGACGGGGAACAGGCTGGGGAGAAGAACTGGTGGTGGTACTTGAATTAAGTGCAGTGGTGAAGGCTGCGGGACGATCCGCACCAGGGGCAGACACTGGCGTGCTCTTGGATGGAGACAGCGACAGGGCACCGATGGTCTGCCCGATCATGGTCGTCCTTCCTGATAACTGGAACTGACCTGCTGGAGCCATAACGGAAAGAAAGCTGAGTGACTTAAAACGATCGGATGAGGCATTTATGGATTGTGGTTAGAGCACCCACCTGAGGGCCGAGTGATGTTCTTTAACTTGGATGCTTCGGGCTTCAGATTGCCTACAGGCTGGCCTGCTCTAAAACCAAGTTTCAGATTTGACGAGGTGCTCTGAGGCTGAGCCGGAGGGATGGCCGCACACGTGCTGGTGAAGCCGGCCGCGGCCTGGCTGAGGAACATGACTCCGGGCGCAGGAAGTGACCGCGTGGAAGAGGGAGGACTGTTTGACAGCCCGACATTGGAGACGGTggacaaagatggaggagaCACCAATATGAATTTAGTATGCTGGGACGTCTCCTCTGTACTGGCCCGTTTCCCCCCGCTCTTGTTGGCGAGCTCTGCCTGGAGAGAACGACCCGCCGCCTGTGTGCATGGATTCAGTGTTACTGGGCTGATGGGGGTTTTAGCAAAAGCATCGGGGGCGTTTGCAGCTGTGCCTCTAGGGTCTGGAGCGGGAATGCTGCCGGGGCCTGTCGGAAGCCCAGCCATCGTCAACGTGTCATGTGACTTTGCTATCGTAGAAACCGGCCTCGGCGTTTGTGCCCCCGAGGTGCTGGTCACAGCTGGAATGGTGCACGAGGTCTGAGCGGGAGCAGACGGGCCCAGATTCTGCGCCGCCTTCGACACCAGGAAGGCTTTGAGCTGAGGTGAGATGGTGATGACCGGATTCATGGAGAAAGAACCGAGTGCGTTCTGGTCCGAGCTCTGAACTTTAACTATGCCTGTGTTGCCCCCTCTGGTCGTCACCAGGATGGACTGGGAATCCCGGATACACACGGTTCTCAGCTCCTGTTTATCTTCTGGGGCCTTACAAGGCTCGCTGGAGCCGGAACCCGAAGAGTTTGTGCTCGAGGAGGAACTGGACACGCTGCTTTTTGTTAATCTGAACGGGGGATTCCAGACGTGCGTGCCCGTGAACCCTGCTGCGTTTGTGACCTCCTCTTGTGAGCGGAGGCCGACGGGAGTCCTCGATATGGTGGCGTTTTTCAGGGGGGCCACTTGCTGAACAGGGATTTTGTGCTCAGGAATGGTGAAGCCAGGCACGTTGGTGGACATACACAAGGGACCTGAAGCTGGGACCTGAGCGTCCTTCTGAGGGAGAAACTTAGAGGGCAGCATCACCACCTGTTGTGCGATGTTCTCCCCAGCGGTTTGGTCCACAAAAGGTCGGACAGGGACGGCGACTGGGCTGCTGCCCCCCGCCTCCCTGAGCTGACCCGGTCCCTCGGGCGCCGCGCAGTTTACCGCAGGGGGATTTTTGGTTATTGCCTGCCTCGGCGTGGCCTTTACgggtggagaaggagctgcCGGTCGGCCGTGCGCCTGTGTCTGCTGGACACTCGAGGAGATTTGTGCTTTTGCTGTCATCACCGCGGAGGGAGGCAGAGaccctcttctctgtctgtctttgtttcgGACCTCTGAGTAATCAGCAGGCCGTTTCATTAAGGTCACTTTGTTTCCCACGCTTTTTGCTAGCAGGGTGGGGATGGGCGTGTAGCCCTTCGGGAGCCCAGCGTTGGAGTGGAGAACGGGTGAGGCCTGGGGCCCTGGTCCCGACGTCCAGGTCGAGTCTGAATCTGATTTAAACTGTGGCCCCCTAGAGGTCATGAGGCTGCTGGGCAACAGAATGGTTCCCTTTTCTTTTGCGTCTGGAGGGCTAAGATGGTTGGCAggagcctcagcctcagccagCGTCTCTCTGGTGCTCgctgcaaacacaaaaaaggTGTCATCGGGATTCACAGGAGCCTTTAGCTGCAGAAATCCCTCCTAAGGTGGTTTACCTCCTTTCCAAAGACCTCTGGGaacctccaggtcctcctcttctgatcttctgtaatgatCTGAGAGCGAACACGCCCTGGCGCCCAAACCTCGCTCCtcatcctgctcttcctccgacgacgacgacgatgacgaaACACCCTCCTCGCGCACAAAGTTGTTGAACTCTGGGTGCTTCTTGTAGTCATCAAACTCCTTCTTCAGACGAAGCCTGAGGAACAAAGAGAGAACCACATCAGCAAATGCTGAATAAAATCCTCAGATTTAGCCGGACAACTTTGATGAATTACATTTCAAAGTAAAATAgctgttaataataataaagtacCTGTTCCTTTGGAAAGCTTTGAGCAGTTTGGGTTCCCAAGGCGAGAGCTCATTCAGGAGTCTGATGAGAGTGCTGTGAAGCTCCTTCACTGCTTCTCTCCTGTAATACCACCGACCCTGCAAGTTCAAACGAGCGGAGGAGAACATCTGACAACGTGCCGCCTCCGGCGCCATAAAGGGCCAAGATGAAAACCTACTAATCTCTTCTTGGTGCTCTCCAGGTCGTCCAACTCGTCTTCTATCTGACTGATCAGCCCTCGCAGCTCCTCGAGGTTGGTGCAGACCAACTACAGGAATAAAGGAAGGTTCTCATCACTCGCTGCACAGAACAGTTACAATCTTGTCATGTGAGTCTTCCGTTGACCTTAAATGACGGCTCAGCAGGAGGGGCGGCTTTTATCGTCCTTCTCGACTCCAGATTTCTTCCTGTAAACACGACGGATGCGGTGACTAAAGCGAGTTTTTGGAGAGGAATGAAGCAATACTGAAGGTTTAAACCCGATCAGGCCCCATCGGAAGCGTCTGGAACTCTTTCCTCACCTGTTctgggttttttcttcttctctttccttttgaTTGCCGGGGAAACTCTGCgagcagcagctttagcagcCTCGTCCCTCCTCCCCACCGGCTCCCCTCGCGCCACTTTAACCCTCGTCGGTCCTCTTTTCTTCCGTTTCTTCCTCTTGGTCCAGATTTTGTTGCTCAGCCTCTCGTCCTTTGGTGTTTGGACCCGCTCAGGAGCCAAGAGCTCTAAAATGCGGCGGGATTTACCGCTTCTCGGACATTCGGAAAAGGGAGGATTTGGGGCGCTCTGCTCGTCCCCGACCATTGTGACCTCCTCCAGCTTGGTCGGCGAGACACGACTGACAAGGCGAGCTGGTGATCTGCCCGTGTAGCTGTACTCCTCGACGCTCAGACAAGGCTCCCGTGCCGCCGCCTCAATGGCGCGCGCCGCAGCGGGGGAGCGCCGCTCCTGCCGGGACGGAGGCGCCTCCGGACTCTTTTCCACGTATCTGCTCGGAGCGTTCTGCGGAAATGAGTTGGAACGCTCCCAGTTCAGCTTGTAGCCATCACAAGAGTCTCCGTCACAAGACCCCGACTCGGACCCCTCCTTTTTAAACGTTGATTTCTCCTCATCTCCGTCCAAACCAAGAGCCTCCGCTCTCCCGCTCCCAAATTCACCAGACCCCGCCGCGCCCGCCGAGCGTCCCCCGTCGCTTtgatcctcctcttccttcactccCTCCGACAGGTCGGCGTCCACGTCCGGGTTTTTCTCAAGCGCTTTCACCGTGATAGAAGGCAGGGGGAACGCTGGGGGCGTGCTGGGGCTCTGGCAGTAGATTCTCAGGTCGGCCCCGCAGAAATGCGGAAAGTGGATATAAGCGTTCTCTCTGCCGTCGTAGCCCAGGATAGATTCCCGACATTCGTGGATGGGCTGGGACAGCAGAGCGTCTTGCACGTCCTTCTGCGTCTGATACACGTGGTCGCACAGGCCCTTCAGGAGCCACACGCGCTGGTAGAAGGGCAGCGAGTGAAAAGGCTTTTCTTCCAAAGGACTGGCCTCCCCGAGGATGCTGAAAAACCGGTGGCAAAGACCCAGCTGCTCGGCCGGCCGACCTGGTTACGGGAGGCCCCGACAGCCCGGTACCAGCCCGCGACCCGCTGCCTAAGTTCCGACTCCCAGCGGCGGTACGGAAGAGAAGGGCGGCGGTGCAAAGTGGCCCTCCTCTGGGGCGGGGACAGCAGGGACGTCATGAGTTTGGACAAGAGGGAGCTGCAGCGGGGCATCAGCAAACAACGTTCCAGCTCGAAAAATATAATCTCCGGGAGGTTCAGGGCGGTCTGGGCCAGGCAGAGGAAGTGGCCGATGGCAGGCAGTTCCCACAGAGTTTCCACGGGATGAGCCAAAGCCTGGGACAGCAGGGACTGCTCCCAGTCTTCCACCTCTTTGGCTGAcatttcctctgcctctctccgcTCCAGCTCGCGCTGCCTGAAAACACAAGGAACACTCGACTCAACGTTGGCTTCAACTTAGACGACGTTCCCGGCGACATCGGCGCACCTCTTCTCATCTTTGgccctctgctgctcttccaaCCGCAGCGTCTGCACCATGACGGATTCGTGGCCACCGACGCTCAAGGTGGCGAGGCTACGAGGTGCCAGTCGCCTCCTCGTAGAGGTGCCTCCCGAACCGCGTTCCTCCTCGGAACCGAAGCGCCCTTTAGAGGTCACCGCCAAAGACGTCTTTTCTCGCAGCATTCTATCGGAAAAGCACATAAAGAAGAAATCAGGGGGGGAATAAAAAGAGGGAAAGGATGAGGAATTCTGCGTTTACCTTGATAACAATGTCAGCTTCTGTTCCAGCAAGATCTCCAGCTTCTGAGCCTGTTTAGAAATCCAGTGGTCAACGCCGTGGTAACGGTAACAGTTCTCCAGCATCAGCCTGAAATCGGCCACGAACTCCGTTATGCTCTCGTACTCTCGCCGGTCAaacttctcctccatcctctgcaGACACATGGACTGCTTGAGCTGTGCCTGACCCCTGCCCAGGACACCTCCAACGCCCCGCTGGGCCACCTGATGGCCAACTGGACGCAAGAACAGGCCGGTGAGACTTTTGTACTTGTCTACGAGAAAGCTACTGAATATCCTGTAAGCTTGTTGGACCTCGTAGTTCATCTCCTCTTCAGAGCATTTGATATGGGTGGAAACGCAGACTTCGGGCAGCGAGAGGTCGCTGCCGGAAAGATCAGACGCGCCGTCGTTGCCGAGCGCGCGGTGCTCGTCCTCAGCAGCGGCTCCACTGTCACCAGCACCGTCCGGCGCCGCCACGCTGTCAAAATCACACGCGCCGTTGCTGAGTCCATCCTCCGTCATGCCGACGCCGGCATCTTCGGGGCTGCGGGTGACGTTTTTGGACTGCGATGTCATGTCTGAGCTGTACTGCTGGGCTCCGCAGCCTTGGTCCCTCACAATCAGTTCTTGGGTGCAGAACAAATGTCCACTATAGGCTGTGCTGGTTTCACTGGTCCTGTTCTCCAGATCCATGGCGATAGCACCTGGTGAGGGCAACAGGCGACATCTATGGCGCGCTTTGACGTTCCAAGCAGCACTTTAACATAGTTTCGAAGACTCAGAAATCTGacaggggggggaaaaaaggtaaGATTACACATAAGCCAGTATGTGCGTCTTGACAATGCAGGGCAAATAAAGCCGATGCAATCATGAAAACAAGAAATAAAACGCTGACTTCGGGCAACtgtatgaaaaaaaacaacatcactCTGGTTGACTTGACATTTGCGATCTTTGCAAACTTTTCCCTCTGTCGTTGGTTAGCTACCTTTGAGTTAGCCATTAGCGACTAAGCTAACGGCAAATGAGTACATAAAGTTTGTTGGTCTGCCTGATATGGGCAAAAAAAAGGTAACATAAACTATATCCCCCCTGGGTGACGTGCCcggagacaaagaggaagaggtgcgTCTCTTAAACCTACCTCTGTGTTTTTGGTGCGGCTCCAGTCATGAACGATTTTAGCAAGCTTAGCAGCCTGATTGACAGGCTAGCTTGCTATTGTCTTGGGTCTCGGGCCTGCAATTGCTGCGTTTGCTCTCCATAGTGGCAATTTTGTGTCGGTAAAATGTCCAGCAGACACACCTTCATGCACCCATCTCATGTTGTCATCGCACGGAGGGACGTCGGGGACAATAAGGAAGCTAAAGAGACGTTAGCCGGAGTAGCGCTAGCCGATTGTCCGACAATCGACAAGAGTTCATTATCCGCAGCCAGTCAGCCAAAGCAGCGGGTTGATCATTTGACATCTACTTTTTGCCACCCAAAACTTCGCTGCTGTCCCTTTGGAAACAAATGCGCAACGTGTGCCACACTTTCTCCGGTCCCTGCAGGGTTTACACACGGCGAAAAGGGAGCGGGTCGCAGGCTGGAGCCGAGCCGTGCACTTCACTTCCACTCTACGTGTGGCCGA harbors:
- the mlana gene encoding melanoma antigen recognized by T-cells 1, which translates into the protein MRCNHTDGMPRGAFNIYFASNRHGYVRAEETVGIVLLVVILAALFVLGCWYFKKRSGYKLIRSPRSGSPGYTGGHYSEGEPEAENKMPLTDFGSFRPAVPNAPPAYEKIASGPLPPPYSP
- the LOC130516878 gene encoding LOW QUALITY PROTEIN: uncharacterized protein KIAA2026 (The sequence of the model RefSeq protein was modified relative to this genomic sequence to represent the inferred CDS: inserted 1 base in 1 codon), translated to MDLENRTSETSTAYSGHLFCTQELIVRDQGCGAQQYSSDMTSQSKNVTRSPEDAGVGMTEDGLSNGACDFDSVAAPDGAGDSGAAAEDEHRALGNDGASDLSGSDLSLPEVCVSTHIKCSEEEMNYEVQQAYRIFSSFLVDKYKSLTGLFLRPVGHQVAQRGVGGVLGRGQAQLKQSMCLQRMEEKFDRREYESITEFVADFRLMLENCYRYHGVDHWISKQAQKLEILLEQKLTLLSRMLREKTSLAVTSKGRFGSEEERGSGGTSTRRRLAPRSLATLSVGGHESVMVQTLRLEEQQRAKDEKRQRELERREAEEMSAKEVEDWEQSLLSQALAHPVETLWELPAIGHFLCLAQTALNLPEIIFFELERCLLMPRCSSLLSKLMTSLLSPPQRRATLHRRPSLPYRRWESELRQRVAGWYRAVGASRNQXRPAEQLGLCHRFFSILGEASPLEEKPFHSLPFYQRVWLLKGLCDHVYQTQKDVQDALLSQPIHECRESILGYDGRENAYIHFPHFCGADLRIYCQSPSTPPAFPLPSITVKALEKNPDVDADLSEGVKEEEDQSDGGRSAGAAGSGEFGSGRAEALGLDGDEEKSTFKKEGSESGSCDGDSCDGYKLNWERSNSFPQNAPSRYVEKSPEAPPSRQERRSPAAARAIEAAAREPCLSVEEYSYTGRSPARLVSRVSPTKLEEVTMVGDEQSAPNPPFSECPRSGKSRRILELLAPERVQTPKDERLSNKIWTKRKKRKKRGPTRVKVARGEPVGRRDEAAKAAARRVSPAIKRKEKKKKPRTGRNLESRRTIKAAPPAEPSFKLVCTNLEELRGLISQIEDELDDLESTKKRLGRWYYRREAVKELHSTLIRLLNELSPWEPKLLKAFQRNRLRLKKEFDDYKKHPEFNNFVREEGVSSSSSSSEEEQDEERGLGARACSLSDHYRRSEEEDLEVPRGLWKGASTRETLAEAEAPANHLSPPDAKEKGTILLPSSLMTSRGPQFKSDSDSTWTSGPGPQASPVLHSNAGLPKGYTPIPTLLAKSVGNKVTLMKRPADYSEVRNKDRQRRGSLPPSAVMTAKAQISSSVQQTQAHGRPAAPSPPVKATPRQAITKNPPAVNCAAPEGPGQLREAGGSSPVAVPVRPFVDQTAGENIAQQVVMLPSKFLPQKDAQVPASGPLCMSTNVPGFTIPEHKIPVQQVAPLKNATISRTPVGLRSQEEVTNAAGFTGTHVWNPPFRLTKSSVSSSSSSTNSSGSGSSEPCKAPEDKQELRTVCIRDSQSILVTTRGGNTGIVKVQSSDQNALGSFSMNPVITISPQLKAFLVSKAAQNLGPSAPAQTSCTIPAVTSTSGAQTPRPVSTIAKSHDTLTMAGLPTGPGSIPAPDPRGTAANAPDAFAKTPISPVTLNPCTQAAGRSLQAELANKSGGKRASTEETSQHTKFILVSPPSLSTVSNVGLSNSPPSSTRSLPAPGVMFLSQAAAGFTSTCAAIPPAQPQSTSSNLKLGFRAGQPVGNLKPEASKLKNITRPSAGQFQLSGRTTMIGQTIGALSLSPSKSTPVSAPGADRPAAFTTALNSSTTTSSSPQPVPRPSLPTGCQQQAFPSFTMICHPGTSAASSAPTGGDLGVAHTTCPAQVATTAQSTPALTSPPVLTSQPSHTSGLFKESSLFSQLAPSKPQIPASPSPAAAANTQFSTSSAGTIQQRIVINTSAPLAGGTQILLNNARFVVPPQGLGPGSHVLIISSPAPQQVPPASTSSTGLAVPLQRATHDSTASLAPLSPRSPVRLSTAPAATYPFVASSLRANAADGEPVQLPCMGSAVLPGKPNGNFAPPTVGSPTLVPFPPRLGAPGLMSSVSNRVPVASPAPVNKTLPAGTRAQAECSPAVAHALSRMSAPVSSLPVVASPLIPASSVIARTPALVASVTAPGPVLQPQQGAAASSIPPLPPGPLHIRLDNASARHLGPALMQTVPPAMAIPSSRMQTPPVATVPPIGSLVRTFESTPMVAAPSSNSTVLVTSARPISSLTINNPVLTAQALGKLPLAAASKGTHANVASRLLISPDGAVLNTLQCQASAAELAACSGTKDSRVVFHNSSTGELRTHDSEFQPSQAGRS